A single genomic interval of Chitinophaga sp. 180180018-3 harbors:
- a CDS encoding TonB-dependent receptor produces the protein MIRLLKRYSRILLLLLCAIHTYAQEAGKPVLVKGSVVSENGEPLIGVSISVKQRNGKETYNASTNERGVFQFQGLKAGAQYDFSFSFIGYENNRVNGFVVKEGEGNLLLVRMKESSHGLNELVVVGYGSRSRKELTGSVASVRSADLMQQPVTSFDQALAGKMAGIQVMQTNGAPGGNVSIRVRGVGSISAGNNPLFVIDGMPVTNDTRNASPGVNSYQQPANPLAAININDIASIDVLKDAASAAIYGSRGSTGVVLIRTKKGTAGKLTVNYDVNYGIQNVNKHVDVLNAYDYAQLVYDGHNNAYLDAVPTGKPTDPNSVRPKNPSTWVPPQVLPYLAGQKGLTNTDWQKEIFRTAPMQSHTVSIYGGSDNLSYYFSGNYLNQDGIVINNNYKRYSSRFRIDGGSKRFRFGVNMNPSFTDNHLVNAEGPWFAPNSGVVALALGYAPIFPVRNPDGTFADSVNVWGYGQTNQLNPVAVATLIKDRMKNFRLMANAYMEYEILSGLKYKISVGTDINTFRRDYYRPSTLPIPSGTLPSVATGFSNTDQYTNWLMEHTVTYAKAFGKHKLDALAGFTVQKENQEHNTLTAINFPTDIVTTLNAGQINAGSSSQEQWSLNSWLARVQYSYADKYFLTGSVRRDGSSRFGINKKWASFPAISAAWQVSNEPFFKSINAISSLKVRSSYGLTGNFQIPNYGSLAQLANYNGTNSTNSNYILGSQTLVNGVSVVTPANPDLTWESTASFDAGVEIGFFKDALNLTVDYYNSNTTKLLLNLPVPGISGFSTYLQNIGALNNRGVEVTLSYNKKLGKDWSLEGNANISFNKNKVTRLGPSGAPIVATGGTGNAYFITKIGETIGSYYLYVADGIYRDKTDLETSAKTSNPTYVGDLKFRDINGDGKIDANDRAIIGSFQPKYIFGFSNTLRYKQLDFSFSIQGSQGNKILNLFRRYIANVEGNFNNLSFVKGHYVSPDDIGTGYINRANRLATGGNGITSSWHVEDGSFVRVRNIALGYNFPSSLLNQIHISAVRIYGAVQNPFTFTKYSLFNPEISNRTDNALTAGEDYGSYPLARTYSLGLNITF, from the coding sequence ATGATCAGACTTTTAAAAAGGTACTCCCGTATTCTTTTATTATTGCTATGTGCCATTCACACATATGCGCAGGAAGCCGGCAAACCTGTACTGGTGAAAGGAAGTGTGGTAAGTGAAAACGGTGAACCACTAATCGGTGTATCCATTTCCGTTAAACAACGGAATGGTAAGGAAACCTACAATGCGTCTACCAATGAACGCGGCGTATTTCAGTTCCAGGGCCTGAAAGCAGGCGCTCAGTACGATTTCTCTTTCAGCTTTATCGGCTATGAAAACAACAGGGTAAATGGCTTTGTTGTAAAAGAAGGAGAAGGAAATCTGCTGCTGGTAAGGATGAAGGAATCCAGTCATGGTTTGAATGAACTGGTAGTTGTAGGATATGGCAGCCGTAGCCGTAAAGAGCTTACGGGCTCTGTAGCATCCGTTCGTTCTGCTGATCTGATGCAGCAGCCTGTTACGTCCTTCGATCAGGCACTGGCCGGTAAAATGGCCGGTATACAGGTGATGCAAACCAACGGCGCACCCGGAGGTAACGTATCTATACGTGTGCGTGGTGTTGGTTCCATCAGCGCTGGTAATAACCCGCTGTTTGTGATAGACGGTATGCCGGTCACCAACGATACCCGCAACGCCTCTCCCGGTGTGAACAGCTATCAGCAACCTGCCAACCCACTGGCTGCTATCAACATAAATGATATCGCTTCTATTGATGTTTTGAAAGACGCCGCCTCAGCAGCTATTTATGGTTCCAGAGGCTCTACCGGAGTAGTGCTGATTCGCACCAAAAAAGGTACTGCCGGCAAACTGACGGTGAATTATGACGTCAACTACGGCATTCAGAACGTGAATAAACACGTGGATGTACTCAATGCTTATGATTATGCACAACTCGTATACGACGGCCATAACAACGCTTATCTGGATGCGGTGCCTACCGGTAAACCTACCGATCCTAACAGTGTACGCCCTAAGAACCCATCTACCTGGGTACCTCCGCAGGTACTACCTTACCTCGCCGGACAAAAAGGGCTGACCAACACCGACTGGCAAAAGGAAATCTTCCGTACGGCGCCTATGCAGAGCCATACTGTCAGCATCTATGGCGGCAGCGACAACCTCTCCTATTACTTCTCGGGTAATTATCTCAATCAGGATGGTATCGTTATCAACAACAACTATAAACGCTATTCCAGCCGCTTCCGGATCGATGGTGGCAGCAAACGGTTCCGTTTTGGTGTAAATATGAATCCTTCGTTTACAGATAATCACCTCGTAAATGCGGAAGGCCCCTGGTTTGCACCCAATTCAGGTGTGGTAGCACTGGCGCTGGGCTATGCGCCTATCTTCCCGGTGCGCAACCCCGACGGTACTTTCGCAGATTCCGTAAACGTTTGGGGATACGGACAAACCAACCAGCTGAATCCGGTAGCTGTTGCTACGCTGATCAAAGACCGTATGAAGAATTTCCGCCTGATGGCCAACGCCTATATGGAATATGAAATACTTTCCGGCCTGAAATACAAAATTTCCGTAGGCACAGATATCAATACTTTCCGCAGAGATTACTACCGTCCTTCTACACTGCCCATCCCGTCGGGTACACTGCCTTCTGTGGCCACTGGTTTCTCCAATACAGATCAGTATACCAACTGGCTGATGGAACATACCGTGACCTATGCAAAGGCTTTCGGAAAACATAAACTGGATGCTTTGGCAGGCTTTACAGTCCAAAAAGAAAACCAGGAACATAACACACTCACCGCTATCAACTTCCCAACAGATATCGTAACTACCCTCAACGCCGGTCAAATAAACGCGGGTTCTTCCTCACAGGAACAATGGAGCCTGAACTCCTGGCTGGCAAGGGTGCAGTACAGCTATGCAGATAAATACTTCCTTACCGGTTCTGTCAGAAGAGACGGTTCCTCCCGCTTCGGCATCAACAAAAAATGGGCGTCATTTCCCGCCATCTCTGCTGCATGGCAGGTATCCAACGAGCCATTCTTCAAAAGCATAAATGCTATCAGCTCCCTGAAAGTAAGGAGCAGCTATGGTCTCACCGGAAACTTCCAGATACCCAACTATGGCTCACTTGCACAGCTGGCCAACTACAATGGCACCAACAGCACCAACAGTAACTATATACTCGGCAGTCAGACGCTCGTGAACGGCGTTTCCGTGGTAACACCTGCTAACCCGGATCTTACATGGGAAAGCACCGCCAGCTTTGATGCAGGAGTTGAAATAGGATTTTTTAAAGATGCACTCAACCTCACCGTCGATTACTACAATTCCAACACTACCAAGTTGCTGCTGAACCTCCCTGTACCGGGAATATCCGGCTTCAGCACCTATCTGCAAAATATAGGCGCGCTGAATAACCGCGGTGTGGAAGTGACTTTATCGTATAATAAGAAACTGGGTAAAGACTGGTCGCTCGAAGGCAATGCCAATATTTCATTCAACAAAAACAAGGTAACCAGACTTGGGCCCTCCGGTGCTCCGATCGTCGCTACCGGCGGAACCGGTAATGCTTACTTCATCACCAAGATCGGCGAAACAATCGGTTCTTACTACCTGTACGTTGCCGATGGCATCTACCGCGATAAAACCGATCTGGAAACGTCCGCTAAAACCAGCAACCCTACCTATGTAGGTGACCTGAAATTCAGGGACATCAATGGCGACGGTAAGATAGATGCCAACGACAGAGCCATCATCGGCAGTTTCCAGCCTAAGTACATCTTCGGTTTCAGCAATACCTTACGTTACAAACAACTCGATTTCAGCTTCTCTATTCAGGGCAGTCAGGGTAATAAAATCCTGAACCTCTTCAGACGTTATATCGCCAATGTGGAAGGAAACTTCAACAACCTGAGCTTTGTAAAAGGTCATTACGTTTCGCCGGATGATATCGGTACCGGCTATATCAACAGGGCTAACCGCCTCGCTACCGGTGGTAACGGGATCACCTCCTCCTGGCATGTGGAAGACGGCTCTTTCGTCAGAGTACGGAACATCGCACTGGGCTATAATTTTCCATCCTCTTTGCTGAATCAGATTCATATTTCTGCAGTGAGAATATACGGCGCTGTGCAGAATCCATTCACCTTCACCAAATATTCACTGTTCAATCCTGAGATCAGCAACCGTACCGATAATGCGCTG
- a CDS encoding FecR domain-containing protein, translated as MEQFYLLLDKFKKGQASAADIAQLEALLQQGADEPLKAALLEAYQRSIAEKEQVLSPGKTAAILDRLHASMEAEAIAASLHPVRKRSLKAILLPLSVAAAVLILAGSVYLKYQIDAERKIKAATAIAASHTISNNGSEIKTLALTDGSVIQLAPGSMLTWKDSSMATLRRLTLQGKAEFIVHADIKRPFIVEAAGITVTALGTTFTVNTLVENNVAVKLSEGKVQIHTKDNNEDVYLLPGEEYAINTITRSFDIRKPGSTGKVPASAIPEVNNVVLSFSNEPLDQALHTLGAHFKTQINFQQEDVRALYFTGKVLKKDSLKSILAAICAMNQLELRTTGDSITISK; from the coding sequence ATGGAACAGTTCTATTTACTATTAGACAAATTCAAAAAAGGACAGGCCAGCGCCGCAGATATTGCTCAACTGGAAGCCCTGCTGCAGCAGGGAGCAGATGAACCATTGAAAGCTGCACTACTGGAAGCTTATCAACGAAGCATCGCTGAAAAGGAACAGGTACTGTCTCCGGGAAAAACTGCCGCCATATTAGACCGGCTGCATGCCTCCATGGAAGCGGAAGCCATAGCCGCATCCCTGCATCCGGTAAGAAAGCGGTCGCTGAAAGCGATACTGCTTCCGCTATCGGTTGCCGCCGCCGTATTGATACTTGCCGGATCAGTTTACCTGAAATATCAAATAGATGCAGAAAGGAAAATAAAAGCGGCAACAGCCATAGCAGCCAGTCATACTATCAGCAACAACGGCAGCGAAATAAAAACACTGGCGCTGACCGATGGATCTGTTATACAGTTGGCGCCTGGCAGTATGCTTACGTGGAAAGACAGTAGCATGGCCACACTGCGCCGGCTAACACTGCAGGGAAAAGCGGAGTTTATTGTGCATGCTGATATCAAAAGACCTTTCATTGTTGAGGCAGCCGGCATCACCGTTACTGCATTGGGCACCACCTTCACCGTTAATACGCTGGTGGAAAACAACGTTGCAGTAAAACTATCAGAAGGTAAAGTACAAATACATACAAAAGATAATAACGAGGATGTTTACTTGTTACCGGGAGAAGAATATGCCATTAATACTATCACCCGGTCATTCGATATCAGGAAGCCCGGCAGTACCGGAAAAGTGCCTGCCAGCGCTATTCCAGAGGTCAACAATGTAGTGCTTTCTTTCAGTAATGAGCCGCTCGACCAGGCCCTGCACACACTGGGAGCACACTTTAAAACACAGATAAATTTTCAGCAGGAAGATGTCAGAGCGTTGTATTTCACAGGTAAAGTGCTGAAGAAAGATTCCCTGAAAAGCATCCTGGCTGCAATATGCGCCATGAACCAGCTGGAACTCAGGACTACAGGGGATAGCATAACGATCAGTAAATAA
- a CDS encoding LytTR family DNA-binding domain-containing protein: MIRCIAVDDEQLVRELLEDNIRQVPFLQLVKTCRNALEALDVIQHEQVDLMFLDIQMPKLSGLQLLQSLPQPPMAILVTAYESYALEGYNLQVVDYLLKPFSFERFLKACTRAQELYRLKQTPTAGAGPHSFFVNVEYTQVKIITDDITYIESLKDYLKIHLSGTTKSVLTRMTMKAMEEKLPSGAFIRTHKSYLVATRKITAIKRDLVCIGAEEIPVSEFYKENVNKLLH; the protein is encoded by the coding sequence ATGATACGTTGTATTGCAGTTGATGATGAACAATTGGTACGGGAGTTACTGGAAGACAACATACGCCAGGTGCCTTTCCTGCAATTGGTCAAAACCTGCAGGAATGCATTGGAGGCATTGGATGTGATACAGCACGAACAGGTAGATTTGATGTTTCTCGACATTCAAATGCCTAAACTAAGCGGACTGCAATTGTTACAATCGCTGCCACAGCCACCTATGGCGATCCTCGTTACGGCATACGAATCATACGCACTGGAAGGATACAACCTGCAGGTGGTCGACTACCTGCTGAAACCCTTCTCTTTTGAGCGTTTCCTGAAAGCCTGCACCCGCGCACAAGAACTGTACCGGCTCAAACAGACGCCCACAGCCGGCGCCGGGCCACACTCTTTTTTTGTGAACGTGGAATATACACAGGTAAAGATCATCACAGATGATATCACTTATATTGAATCACTGAAAGACTATCTGAAAATCCATCTCTCCGGTACTACCAAATCAGTGCTCACCCGTATGACCATGAAAGCGATGGAAGAAAAATTACCATCAGGTGCATTCATTCGCACCCATAAATCTTACCTCGTGGCCACCCGCAAAATAACTGCTATCAAACGGGATCTTGTTTGCATTGGCGCGGAAGAAATTCCTGTCAGCGAATTCTACAAAGAGAATGTAAACAAGCTGCTGCATTAG
- a CDS encoding histidine kinase — MKRGIQVKKVVITLHILIWSIILLLPYLVSDAASNYRMGAIPGPFFTISGVIHMGIFYIHALYIYPRLWNKQWWWLYFPAVLLLIGISFPLKYNIMTHWFPEMAKDYTVYRFVFAPSVGIYLISLVYCRITEKIRNEKIQSEKRAEQLNSELKFLRSQVSPHFLFNVLTNLVSLARKKSDQLEPALIMLSDLMRYMLYDTTGKKVLLSKEIMYLNSYIALQRLRFGNEININSQIDTTKADANAAIEPMLLIPFVENAFKHGTGNIVVRLVVNSESLLFEVQNHFDTDPAASKDESSGIGLANVRSRLQLLYPGRHKLTIVKQEPVFHVTLILTLS; from the coding sequence ATGAAAAGAGGTATTCAGGTAAAAAAGGTAGTTATCACACTTCATATCCTCATATGGAGTATTATTTTACTGCTCCCCTATCTTGTTTCAGATGCCGCCAGCAATTACAGGATGGGAGCCATTCCCGGGCCTTTCTTCACCATATCCGGCGTGATACACATGGGGATCTTCTATATTCACGCTTTATATATTTATCCCAGGCTGTGGAACAAACAATGGTGGTGGCTATATTTCCCGGCTGTGTTGTTACTCATCGGTATTTCTTTTCCGCTGAAGTATAACATCATGACGCATTGGTTCCCGGAAATGGCAAAAGACTATACCGTTTATAGGTTTGTTTTTGCGCCTTCCGTTGGTATATATCTTATCAGTCTCGTTTACTGTCGCATTACAGAAAAGATCAGGAACGAAAAAATCCAGTCGGAAAAAAGGGCAGAACAACTCAACAGCGAACTGAAATTTCTCCGTTCCCAGGTAAGCCCTCACTTCCTGTTCAATGTGCTCACCAATCTTGTTTCGCTGGCACGAAAAAAATCCGATCAGCTGGAACCCGCACTTATCATGCTTTCCGACCTGATGCGTTACATGCTGTATGATACTACTGGAAAGAAAGTATTGCTGTCGAAAGAGATCATGTATCTCAACAGCTATATAGCATTACAGCGCCTGCGCTTTGGCAATGAGATCAATATCAACAGCCAGATCGACACCACAAAAGCCGACGCCAATGCTGCCATAGAACCGATGCTGCTGATACCCTTTGTGGAGAATGCCTTTAAACACGGCACCGGCAATATCGTAGTCAGGCTTGTTGTTAACAGCGAATCACTGCTATTCGAAGTACAGAATCATTTTGATACCGATCCCGCCGCCAGCAAGGATGAGAGCTCAGGTATCGGATTGGCGAATGTAAGATCAAGATTACAATTACTCTATCCCGGCCGGCACAAATTAACCATCGTAAAGCAGGAACCGGTATTTCATGTCACTTTAATACTTACCCTCTCATGA
- a CDS encoding sigma-70 family RNA polymerase sigma factor — MTMLLNKAEVAAFDSIYHQYHQAVFKNICKLVPQQEAAEDILQEVFLALWNNRHKLSLTSEVDRWLFVVSYNKSIQYLKTAAKEKSLLALHPEQPVSTDDDNFAILKDMQLHLISDAIEKLSPRKKMIFRLCRLEGKSLQEAASILGISPHTAKEYLKASSAFIKTYIASQQATAPLAGLLFLSIYFGY; from the coding sequence ATGACTATGCTACTCAACAAAGCTGAAGTTGCTGCATTCGACAGTATCTATCATCAATATCACCAGGCCGTGTTCAAAAATATCTGCAAGCTGGTTCCTCAACAGGAAGCAGCAGAAGATATCCTGCAGGAGGTATTTCTGGCATTATGGAACAACCGCCATAAACTGTCACTGACAAGCGAAGTAGACCGCTGGCTGTTTGTGGTAAGCTATAATAAATCCATTCAATACCTGAAAACAGCCGCCAAAGAAAAAAGCCTGCTGGCCTTACACCCCGAACAGCCTGTATCTACAGACGACGATAACTTCGCTATTCTGAAAGACATGCAGCTGCACCTGATCAGCGATGCCATTGAAAAATTATCTCCCAGAAAAAAAATGATCTTCCGGCTTTGCCGGCTGGAAGGAAAATCGTTGCAGGAAGCTGCTTCTATCCTCGGCATATCTCCGCATACAGCAAAAGAATATCTCAAAGCATCCTCTGCCTTTATTAAAACATATATCGCCTCTCAGCAGGCCACCGCACCCCTGGCGGGTTTGTTGTTCCTCAGTATCTACTTCGGATACTGA
- a CDS encoding alpha-L-fucosidase produces MIKRSLGTLLLLLSTYIVFAQKYEPNWASLNKRGIPAWFNNAKFGIFIHWGVYAVPSYAVVGPGGYSEWYWYRLRNQDDATHKQVVAFQEKNYGKGSTYESLESQFNASLFNPQQWADVFRRSGAKYVVLTSKHHEGYCLWDNKQANESWGHSWNAVTGTPKRDLLGDLTDAVRKEGLRMGYYYSLYEWFNPVWQKDKQQYVKEVMTPQFKDLVTRYKPSVIFSDGEWDMSDTAWHSPSLLAWLFNESPVKDEVVVDDRWGSNTRGKNNGATYLTSEYGSGMQPGVIWEESQGIGQSYGYNRMETADDYKKSSDLILMLVDIVSRGGNLLLDIGPTADGRIPVIMQQKLLDIGKWLEVNGEAIYDTKPWKTDRQWSTGKRPEGKEASFMSGYSITNLVKKSPDHANVEMFFTQKPGAVYCFVPGYEPKVTIRGYTPSRNTTMSILGSKTANKPIKWQQQGKDCVVDLSGLKPGEVGELFVVKITN; encoded by the coding sequence ATGATAAAACGAAGTCTGGGTACCTTATTGCTGTTATTAAGCACATATATCGTATTTGCACAAAAGTACGAGCCCAACTGGGCCTCTCTGAATAAGCGGGGGATTCCGGCCTGGTTCAATAACGCCAAATTCGGCATCTTTATACATTGGGGCGTTTATGCGGTGCCGTCTTACGCCGTAGTGGGCCCGGGAGGCTATTCCGAATGGTACTGGTACCGGTTGAGAAATCAGGACGATGCCACACATAAGCAGGTAGTTGCCTTCCAGGAGAAAAACTACGGTAAGGGCTCTACGTACGAAAGCCTGGAAAGCCAGTTTAACGCATCGCTGTTCAATCCTCAGCAATGGGCGGATGTATTCCGCCGCAGTGGTGCAAAGTATGTGGTACTTACCTCTAAGCATCATGAAGGCTACTGCCTTTGGGACAATAAGCAGGCGAATGAATCCTGGGGCCATTCCTGGAATGCGGTTACGGGAACGCCTAAACGTGATCTGCTGGGCGATCTGACGGATGCAGTGCGTAAGGAAGGCCTGCGCATGGGATATTACTATTCGTTGTACGAATGGTTTAACCCCGTTTGGCAGAAAGACAAGCAGCAGTACGTTAAAGAAGTGATGACACCACAGTTTAAGGATCTGGTGACCCGCTATAAACCATCCGTGATCTTCTCTGACGGGGAGTGGGATATGTCGGATACCGCCTGGCATAGTCCTTCGTTGCTGGCATGGTTGTTTAATGAGTCGCCCGTAAAGGATGAGGTAGTGGTAGATGACCGCTGGGGCAGTAATACCCGTGGTAAAAACAATGGCGCCACCTATCTTACTTCAGAGTATGGTTCAGGCATGCAGCCCGGTGTCATCTGGGAGGAAAGCCAGGGTATCGGTCAATCTTACGGCTACAACCGCATGGAAACGGCCGACGACTACAAGAAAAGCAGCGATCTTATCCTGATGCTGGTAGATATCGTATCCCGGGGCGGCAACCTGTTACTGGATATAGGCCCCACGGCAGATGGCCGGATTCCGGTGATCATGCAGCAAAAATTGCTCGACATTGGTAAATGGCTGGAAGTGAATGGAGAAGCCATTTATGATACCAAGCCCTGGAAAACCGATCGTCAGTGGAGCACCGGAAAACGACCAGAGGGCAAAGAGGCGAGCTTTATGTCGGGGTACAGTATTACCAACCTGGTGAAAAAATCTCCGGATCACGCCAATGTGGAGATGTTCTTTACGCAGAAACCTGGCGCTGTATACTGTTTTGTACCAGGTTACGAGCCTAAGGTTACCATCCGTGGGTATACCCCTTCCAGGAACACTACCATGAGCATTCTGGGCAGTAAAACGGCTAATAAGCCCATTAAATGGCAGCAGCAGGGTAAGGATTGTGTAGTAGATCTGAGTGGACTGAAGCCGGGGGAAGTGGGAGAGTTGTTTGTGGTGAAAATTACGAATTAG
- a CDS encoding TonB-dependent receptor plug domain-containing protein — translation MKTILLSITCLSFAAAAQTPSDTTKKTRALHEVVVSAGAFEASDKAKGASLTPIDAVTVAGSNADITQALRSLPGAQQIGEQAGLFVRGGTGDETLQFIDGTLLKTPNYPAVPGVTQYARINPFLFKGILFSSGGYSALYGNAMSSALIMESTDLPEKTSASFSAFTGNLGAGMQQLAKNNKSSFGFNINYSNQSLYNKIIPQKPDYFTGPSYLDGNINFRIKTGKTGMLKYYSNWSYSNVSMYNPDIDSSVLRAGYKVNGWNSYHNLSYRSLLSDQWKLDAGIAYSYNREQTHTTLIDEKNKPVESPWPWKNNLRNIRTDFAQARVVFTHFMGRGQALRFGAEHFYTNDKGTSNDSLLHLTDHLTAAFAEGDIYLAPNLAAKAGVRAEYSSLLRKMVVAPRAGLGYRMPDGSQFNLAYGIFYQEPASDFLYQPNNPGFSSATHYVLNYTRKANNRFLRAELYYKQYRDLIKTTPQLNNNGDGYSQGAELFWRDKKTFKNLDYWVTYTYLDTKRDFLNYPYRLRPYFAAPHTATIAIKKYFPDINTYVNVSWAVAAGRPYYNINNNGLITDEGTTRPYSVGNLHVAYVCSFFKNRKWKDFSGIAAGINNLTGNRQVFGYNYSYNGLIKQPVTLPAARVFFIGVFMSLGIDRTSDFLDNNL, via the coding sequence ATGAAAACAATACTGCTATCCATAACATGTTTAAGCTTTGCTGCAGCGGCGCAAACACCTTCGGACACAACGAAGAAAACAAGGGCGCTGCATGAAGTAGTAGTAAGCGCCGGGGCATTTGAAGCCAGCGATAAAGCTAAAGGAGCTTCACTCACGCCTATCGATGCCGTTACTGTTGCAGGCAGCAATGCTGATATTACACAGGCATTGCGCTCTCTTCCGGGTGCACAGCAGATAGGCGAACAGGCCGGGTTGTTTGTACGCGGCGGCACCGGCGACGAAACACTCCAGTTCATCGACGGCACCCTGCTGAAAACGCCTAACTACCCTGCCGTGCCCGGCGTTACGCAATATGCACGTATCAATCCGTTTCTTTTCAAAGGTATACTCTTCAGCTCCGGCGGCTATTCTGCATTATATGGTAATGCCATGAGCAGCGCACTGATCATGGAAAGCACCGACCTGCCCGAGAAAACTTCCGCCAGCTTCAGCGCCTTCACCGGCAATCTTGGTGCCGGTATGCAGCAGCTGGCAAAGAATAACAAAAGCAGCTTCGGGTTTAATATCAATTACAGCAATCAGTCGCTCTACAATAAGATCATCCCGCAAAAGCCCGATTATTTCACCGGTCCTTCGTACCTCGATGGCAACATAAACTTCCGCATCAAAACCGGTAAAACCGGGATGCTGAAATACTACAGCAACTGGAGCTATAGCAACGTAAGCATGTACAATCCGGACATCGACAGCAGCGTACTTCGTGCAGGCTATAAAGTGAACGGCTGGAACAGCTATCACAACCTCAGTTACCGCAGCCTGCTCTCCGATCAATGGAAGCTGGACGCAGGGATTGCTTACAGCTACAACCGGGAGCAAACCCATACTACGCTGATCGATGAAAAGAACAAACCGGTGGAATCGCCCTGGCCGTGGAAAAACAATCTGCGTAACATTCGAACAGATTTTGCACAGGCAAGAGTTGTATTCACTCACTTCATGGGAAGAGGCCAGGCATTGCGGTTTGGCGCCGAACATTTTTATACCAACGACAAAGGTACGTCCAACGACAGTCTCCTTCACCTGACCGATCACCTCACCGCAGCTTTTGCAGAAGGGGATATCTATCTGGCTCCCAATCTGGCAGCTAAAGCCGGCGTACGGGCAGAGTATTCGTCCCTGCTGCGCAAAATGGTGGTCGCACCCCGGGCCGGGCTCGGCTATCGTATGCCCGATGGCAGCCAGTTCAACCTCGCCTATGGTATCTTCTACCAGGAGCCAGCCAGCGACTTTCTGTACCAGCCCAACAATCCCGGCTTCTCGAGCGCCACCCACTATGTATTGAATTATACACGAAAAGCCAATAACCGTTTCTTACGGGCTGAATTATACTACAAACAATACCGCGATCTGATAAAAACAACACCTCAGCTTAACAATAACGGTGACGGCTATTCGCAGGGAGCCGAATTATTCTGGCGGGATAAGAAAACCTTCAAAAACCTCGACTACTGGGTCACTTACACCTACCTCGATACAAAACGCGATTTCCTGAACTATCCGTACAGGCTGAGGCCTTACTTCGCAGCGCCACATACCGCTACCATTGCCATCAAAAAATACTTTCCGGACATCAACACTTACGTGAATGTTTCCTGGGCAGTAGCTGCCGGGCGGCCCTACTATAATATCAACAACAATGGCCTCATCACTGATGAAGGCACAACACGCCCTTACAGCGTTGGCAACCTCCACGTTGCCTACGTCTGCTCCTTCTTTAAGAACCGCAAATGGAAGGATTTTTCAGGCATCGCCGCCGGCATCAACAACCTGACAGGCAACAGGCAGGTATTCGGATACAATTACAGTTACAACGGGCTTATTAAACAACCAGTAACGCTTCCCGCTGCAAGGGTATTTTTTATCGGCGTATTCATGAGTCTGGGCATAGACCGTACAAGCGATTTTCTTGACAACAATTTATAA